The Fibrobacter sp. UWT2 genome includes a window with the following:
- a CDS encoding NADH-quinone oxidoreductase subunit N yields the protein MSNYVNLLPVILVALGALTTLAAEPFIKDENKHKILPWVATLFIALGAGAYYLTTNDTFMDLYAMDPIRRVLGLSVVLCAFLGIAGLQWTLGHEKFKGGEAYALLMLATCGALLMTQAIDFLALFLGMELASFPIYALVGLRRKDVNANEGAFKYFVSGSVFSAIFLYGVALIYGATGSTHIFSSVIAGRGLLYGMGVLLAMFALLFKAGAAPLHFWVADVYTGASVAVTGFMAAVVKVGALAALGTLWLGSLVTRIGSAPAWNLAEQVTIHGENKSLFYVIVVVSLLSMAIGAFGGLAQKSIRRIMAYSAVMNAGFIVIGLLLPDYATEGTVQMGAMYYFLLTYAVGSAGALAGIAYLAGKDDKNESLEDIQGRGRKRPYVAVATTVCLASLAGMPPVAGFLAKFTLFTDALSGGLGVIAAIAFGLSLVAAVFYLRIAFVLFMPLKAECECKCCCGKNTVYAYLLRFAVTLAAIALIVVGIFPKVALIV from the coding sequence ATGAGTAATTACGTGAATCTCTTGCCGGTGATTCTTGTGGCTTTGGGCGCCCTCACGACGCTTGCTGCAGAACCCTTTATCAAGGACGAAAACAAGCACAAGATTTTGCCCTGGGTGGCAACCTTGTTCATTGCCCTTGGTGCTGGTGCCTACTACCTGACCACTAACGATACCTTCATGGACCTGTATGCCATGGATCCGATTCGTCGAGTTCTTGGTCTTTCTGTCGTGCTCTGCGCATTCCTCGGAATTGCGGGCCTCCAGTGGACACTCGGCCACGAAAAGTTCAAGGGTGGCGAAGCTTACGCCCTGTTGATGCTTGCAACCTGCGGTGCATTGCTCATGACCCAGGCTATCGACTTCCTTGCTCTCTTCTTGGGCATGGAACTGGCCAGCTTCCCGATTTACGCCTTGGTGGGTCTTCGCCGCAAAGACGTGAATGCTAACGAAGGTGCTTTCAAGTACTTCGTTTCGGGCTCGGTCTTCAGCGCAATCTTCCTGTACGGCGTGGCCCTCATTTACGGTGCCACCGGTTCGACCCACATTTTCTCTTCTGTAATCGCTGGCCGCGGCCTGCTTTATGGCATGGGCGTTCTCTTGGCCATGTTTGCACTCCTCTTTAAGGCCGGTGCGGCTCCGCTCCATTTCTGGGTGGCAGACGTCTATACGGGTGCCTCTGTGGCTGTGACTGGCTTTATGGCCGCTGTCGTCAAGGTGGGTGCTCTCGCTGCCTTGGGTACGCTCTGGCTTGGCTCGCTGGTGACCCGCATCGGTTCTGCTCCGGCATGGAACTTGGCTGAACAGGTGACCATTCACGGTGAAAACAAGAGCCTTTTCTACGTGATTGTGGTGGTGTCGCTGCTTTCTATGGCAATCGGCGCTTTCGGCGGTCTCGCTCAAAAGTCTATCCGCCGCATTATGGCATACTCTGCCGTGATGAACGCAGGCTTTATCGTGATTGGCCTCTTGCTGCCGGACTATGCAACCGAAGGTACGGTGCAGATGGGCGCCATGTACTACTTCCTCCTTACCTACGCTGTCGGTAGCGCTGGCGCTTTGGCCGGTATCGCTTACCTTGCCGGTAAGGATGACAAGAACGAATCTCTGGAAGATATCCAGGGCCGTGGTCGCAAGCGTCCCTATGTGGCTGTCGCTACGACGGTCTGCTTGGCAAGCCTTGCTGGTATGCCGCCTGTAGCAGGGTTCCTCGCCAAGTTCACGCTCTTTACCGATGCCCTTTCGGGTGGACTCGGCGTAATCGCCGCGATTGCCTTTGGCCTTTCGCTGGTGGCCGCAGTGTTCTACCTGCGCATCGCCTTCGTGCTCTTCATGCCCCTCAAGGCTGAATGCGAATGCAAGTGCTGCTGCGGCAAGAATACCGTGTATGCTTACTTGCTGCGCTTTGCCGTGACCCTTGCCGCTATCGCCTTGATTGTGGTCGGCATCTTCCCGAAGGTCGCCCTCATCGTTTAA
- a CDS encoding FISUMP domain-containing protein: MVYLLLAFALALVGCSDWYYEAADTDYHKNKTHELRGQYPIDGRTIEGDIIFPAFSKAKFTPEKVLLIQLDSSLAELDTLKGEILKKDSVDYRIPYHAYKYPYVKIQVKGNWKFLSSKGVPLTLETICDISNVWKPNVNLLTHLEVPLVESLVADEYPFNAAKGLASQVFTENFGFEYRKDPVETYKQESSELYPLYRMFLLGSSDSAIVENIEDFRLDLADGIYDGSDNLVQFADYIVEDWLRKDSLVTSLNMSKVQWGISKALVERAYGLTACTDSSVGYFYVKSSNSKFKGDSLVCDKGQFDYYVYRVLDSLERKYGACTFIDTSMNAIVSQEDNSFLYCIHSTMEYTRWSEPSMNYVLNSYLGKCDNKDSEGVRKRFRDTIYVCESNSNYWRKDGTDTLSFYLGKCDTASLWKLNKLQDSSEFVCTFESWVPANDSLRFLSKQRPCERNKDSLRVLTYDSLYYVCAEVKWKESKVYTFKDTTQTDAESIARRYYLKSECATVADTVKYIIDSLENKYYHCEKRENVLAFYESDFDHAQKYLNEQYLKTLPACTAESDTLELFFHPYLAKIRGANWTTNYHCENVGGKYQYKAVDEVRRVILMGLADVNERFTCDLSKDSLYVVQDTVYGNYFHCEERNGRYEFVSITREQAISYASYAAMGKLDACEPSDTIQYQMDDYNYYYYCTEKNGKWEHKRIERDSLALLLVDQLNRKDPCDATVQRWRATTFSLKTSKYFYEVYYMICDYDGQNNFVWNQVSESHYDLVNKMSRAAALDLPACSAEEIAARGPAVEVQNGFITDPRDGHKYSVKTMGKQVWMTENLDYYDTLFMPNLIGKTGCADSSDCTESSRSYTWYGAVNSKVTSNFDELRSQLCTPIQGVCPVGWHIPSMLEWQELFDYAEKNKSGRDYGIGVRNKWNSPYAVSEASTNGEKLNMALGVEIPYDGNFYGYKNYFFYSAYFAVRCVKD; this comes from the coding sequence ATGGTGTATTTACTGCTAGCGTTTGCACTGGCTCTTGTGGGGTGCTCGGATTGGTATTACGAAGCTGCCGATACGGATTACCACAAAAATAAGACCCATGAACTGCGAGGCCAATATCCTATTGATGGTCGTACGATTGAAGGCGATATTATTTTCCCGGCATTCAGTAAGGCGAAATTTACTCCTGAAAAGGTCTTGCTGATTCAACTGGACAGCTCCCTTGCAGAACTGGATACCTTGAAAGGTGAAATCCTTAAAAAGGATTCCGTGGACTATAGGATTCCTTACCATGCTTATAAGTACCCTTATGTGAAAATTCAAGTCAAGGGAAATTGGAAATTCTTGAGTTCGAAAGGGGTGCCGCTGACGCTAGAAACGATCTGCGATATTTCGAACGTGTGGAAGCCCAACGTTAATTTGCTGACCCACTTGGAAGTGCCGTTGGTCGAATCCCTTGTGGCCGACGAATATCCCTTCAATGCGGCAAAGGGATTGGCTTCGCAGGTGTTTACGGAAAATTTTGGTTTTGAATACAGAAAGGATCCTGTAGAAACTTATAAGCAAGAAAGCAGTGAACTGTATCCGTTGTACCGGATGTTCCTGCTGGGCAGTTCAGACAGTGCCATTGTCGAAAACATCGAAGATTTCCGCTTGGATTTGGCGGACGGCATTTATGACGGCTCCGATAACCTGGTTCAATTTGCAGACTACATTGTTGAAGACTGGCTCCGTAAGGATTCTCTGGTAACGAGCTTGAATATGAGCAAAGTCCAATGGGGCATTTCCAAAGCCCTTGTGGAACGTGCTTACGGATTGACGGCTTGTACTGATTCAAGTGTGGGATATTTCTATGTCAAATCGTCGAATTCCAAATTCAAGGGAGATTCCCTGGTTTGTGACAAGGGTCAATTTGACTACTACGTTTACCGCGTCCTTGATTCCCTGGAACGCAAATATGGAGCATGTACTTTCATAGACACTTCTATGAACGCAATCGTTTCTCAAGAAGATAATTCTTTCCTCTATTGCATTCATAGTACCATGGAATATACGAGGTGGTCTGAACCTTCGATGAATTATGTACTTAATAGCTATTTAGGAAAGTGTGATAATAAGGATTCTGAAGGCGTAAGAAAGAGGTTCAGGGACACCATTTATGTTTGTGAATCCAATAGCAACTATTGGCGAAAGGATGGCACGGATACACTCAGTTTTTATTTGGGTAAATGCGATACGGCTTCTCTTTGGAAATTGAACAAACTGCAGGATTCATCCGAGTTCGTCTGCACCTTTGAATCCTGGGTGCCTGCAAATGATTCTCTCCGCTTCCTCTCGAAACAACGTCCCTGTGAAAGGAATAAAGATTCCTTGCGCGTTCTTACCTATGATTCTCTTTATTATGTCTGCGCCGAAGTGAAGTGGAAAGAGAGCAAAGTCTACACCTTCAAGGATACTACTCAAACGGATGCGGAATCCATAGCCCGTCGGTATTACCTAAAGAGTGAATGTGCGACTGTCGCCGATACGGTGAAGTACATTATAGATTCCCTTGAGAACAAGTATTACCATTGCGAAAAGAGGGAGAATGTTCTTGCTTTCTATGAATCGGATTTTGACCATGCGCAGAAGTATCTGAATGAACAGTATCTTAAAACGTTGCCGGCTTGTACTGCAGAATCCGATACTCTTGAACTGTTCTTCCATCCGTATCTTGCGAAAATTCGAGGTGCAAATTGGACGACGAACTATCATTGCGAAAATGTAGGCGGAAAGTATCAGTACAAAGCGGTAGATGAAGTGCGAAGAGTGATACTGATGGGCCTTGCGGATGTGAACGAAAGGTTTACTTGCGACTTGAGTAAGGATTCCCTATATGTGGTGCAAGATACAGTTTATGGAAATTATTTCCATTGCGAAGAAAGGAATGGCCGCTATGAGTTCGTGTCGATTACTCGTGAACAGGCGATTTCTTATGCAAGTTATGCGGCGATGGGAAAGTTGGATGCTTGCGAACCTTCGGATACCATTCAGTATCAAATGGATGATTACAATTATTATTACTACTGTACTGAAAAGAATGGAAAATGGGAACATAAAAGAATTGAAAGAGATTCCCTGGCCCTGTTGCTTGTTGATCAGTTGAACAGGAAGGATCCTTGTGATGCCACTGTGCAGAGGTGGCGTGCGACGACATTCTCGCTGAAAACTTCAAAATATTTCTACGAGGTGTATTATATGATTTGTGACTATGATGGCCAGAATAATTTTGTGTGGAATCAGGTTTCCGAAAGCCATTATGATTTAGTAAATAAGATGTCTAGAGCTGCGGCTCTTGATCTTCCCGCTTGTTCGGCAGAAGAAATCGCCGCTCGTGGCCCTGCTGTCGAAGTTCAGAATGGCTTTATCACGGACCCGCGCGATGGTCACAAGTATTCCGTAAAAACCATGGGTAAACAGGTTTGGATGACAGAAAACCTAGATTACTATGATACGCTTTTCATGCCCAATTTAATTGGGAAAACGGGTTGTGCCGATTCCAGCGATTGTACGGAAAGTTCTCGCAGTTATACCTGGTATGGTGCCGTTAACTCGAAAGTCACCTCGAATTTCGATGAATTGAGATCGCAACTCTGTACACCGATTCAGGGCGTGTGCCCGGTGGGGTGGCATATCCCGTCGATGTTGGAATGGCAGGAACTCTTTGATTACGCAGAAAAGAACAAGAGCGGCAGGGATTACGGTATCGGAGTGAGGAACAAGTGGAATAGCCCCTATGCGGTTTCAGAGGCAAGCACTAACGGTGAAAAGTTGAATATGGCCTTAGGAGTGGAAATTCCCTATGACGGAAATTTCTACGGATATAAGAACTACTTCTTCTATTCGGCTTACTTCGCCGTCCGTTGCGTAAAGGACTAG
- the ispF gene encoding 2-C-methyl-D-erythritol 2,4-cyclodiphosphate synthase: MDKIYRSGIGFDVHKLVEGRKCIIGGVDIPYEKGLLGHSDADVLLHAISDALLGAAGLGDIGTYFPDTDPAFKGADSLELLRKVGEEVRKAGYEIINIDSIVMCERPKVNPHKDAMKANIARVLGLDIKQIGIKGTTTEKLGFTGRGEGIASQAVAMVRSL; the protein is encoded by the coding sequence ATGGATAAGATTTATCGTTCGGGCATCGGTTTTGATGTCCATAAGTTGGTGGAAGGTCGCAAGTGCATTATTGGCGGCGTAGATATTCCATACGAAAAGGGACTCCTCGGTCACAGCGATGCCGATGTCTTGTTGCATGCGATTAGCGATGCTTTGCTGGGTGCCGCGGGCCTCGGCGATATCGGCACGTACTTCCCGGATACGGACCCCGCCTTCAAGGGAGCCGACAGTCTGGAACTTCTGCGCAAGGTGGGCGAAGAGGTGCGTAAGGCCGGTTACGAAATTATCAACATCGACAGCATCGTGATGTGCGAACGCCCGAAGGTGAATCCGCACAAGGATGCCATGAAGGCAAACATCGCTCGCGTGCTGGGCCTCGACATTAAGCAGATCGGCATCAAAGGAACCACGACTGAAAAACTCGGCTTTACCGGTCGCGGCGAAGGCATTGCCAGCCAGGCTGTTGCCATGGTGCGCAGTCTGTAA
- the hisH gene encoding imidazole glycerol phosphate synthase subunit HisH — protein sequence MSANPIIVVDYNAGNLTSVMNALAHIGAEAKSSRDADEISKATRLIFPGVGAAASAMETLTRTGIGDAIKAVVKSGNPVLGICIGCQIILEESEEDGGVKTLGLIPGKAVRFKDEPGLKIPHMGWNQVNFTREHPIMKGIRSGSDFYYVHSYHPVVPAEYSFAETTYGTQTFQGLIGKDNLIASQFHQEKSGDVGLAMLKNFCDWKV from the coding sequence ATGTCCGCAAATCCAATTATCGTGGTTGATTACAATGCCGGTAACCTGACATCGGTGATGAATGCTCTTGCACATATTGGTGCAGAGGCCAAGTCTAGCCGCGATGCGGATGAAATCTCTAAGGCCACTCGCTTGATTTTCCCGGGTGTGGGGGCTGCCGCCTCCGCGATGGAGACTCTTACCCGTACGGGAATCGGCGATGCCATCAAGGCCGTAGTGAAGTCGGGCAATCCTGTGTTGGGTATTTGCATTGGCTGCCAGATTATTCTTGAAGAAAGCGAAGAAGACGGTGGCGTCAAGACGCTCGGTCTTATTCCCGGCAAAGCGGTGCGCTTTAAGGATGAACCGGGACTCAAGATTCCTCACATGGGTTGGAACCAGGTGAACTTTACCCGCGAACACCCGATTATGAAGGGTATTCGCAGCGGTAGCGACTTTTACTACGTGCATTCCTACCACCCGGTAGTGCCCGCAGAATATTCTTTTGCTGAAACGACGTACGGCACGCAGACCTTCCAGGGGCTGATCGGCAAGGACAACCTGATTGCCTCCCAGTTCCACCAGGAAAAGAGTGGCGATGTAGGCCTTGCCATGCTTAAGAATTTCTGCGACTGGAAAGTTTAG